Part of the Nostoc sp. ATCC 53789 genome, CAATTTCAGCTATATAATCGCGATCGCTGGCGGGAACATCCGCTAGTCCGTCGTTTACTGTCTCTTCAGATTCATACTGCTTGACAAGCTGAGGACTTTGATGGCTCAAGTCAATCCCAGTCACATCATAAATCCGCACTAGAAATTGAGAGCCGCCCTGTTGACGCAGTGCTGCTTTCTTGGTTTCGGAGACTTCCCAAGAAACATGAGCCGATGTGGAAGTATGTGGTGTAAGGACAAGACTACTCTCTTCTTCAACATCTCCGAAGTGAATATCTGTTTCATCCGCAATCGCCACATCCTCAACGATCGGATCTGGATTCACAGGACTGAAGACACGAAGAATTGCGGAACGGGCGATCAATAACCAGTACTCGCCATAAGCGATATAACCAATTTCAGCTATGTAGTCGCGATCGCTGGCGGGAATCTCTACTAAGCGATCGTGTGCTGTCTCTGCACATTCATACTGCTGGACAAGCTGGGGAGTTTGATAACTCAAGTCAATGCCAGTCACATCATACAGCCGCACTACCAATTGCGAACCGCCTTGTTGCCACAGTTCTGCTTTCTTGGTTTCAGAAATTTCCCAAGAGACATTAGCTGATGTCGAAGTATGCGGTGTGAGCAAAATACTGCTCTTATCTTCTGCATCTCCCAAGTGGATATCTGTTTCGGCTGCAATTGGCACATTGTCAATCGCAGTATCAGTTTCTCCTGGGGTATCCGATCCCAGATTAATCGCCCAGGCTCCAATTCCTGCGCCTGCTGCTAAAGCCGCAACGTCTGCAAAATCTATGGAGTTATTCTCAGCAGCACCTTCGCTAACAGTTGGCTCTGTTTGAGATTTTTCGTCTACCACCTCGATAGGAGGTTCGGCTGCATCTGCTACCACATTGAATACATCTACATCTGGCAATTCTGGCAAATTGAGCAGTGGAGATGGTGGTAACGGTGAAGGTTCCACTTCGTCAGAGTCTGGTAAGGGGAATTCATCTGTATCTTCAGTTGAGGTGATACTCTGTAGCCAGTTCAATTCTGCTTGAAGTTCCTCATCGATCTCATCTTCAGAAATTTCTGTGTCCCAATATTCCAAACCAGATGTTACTTCTGGCACATCTGGCAATTCTGGCAGTGGGGCTGTTACCTCAGATGAAGGCAGTTCTACATCAGAAGATATTTCTTCGGGAAGATTGCCCAAGTGAGGGTATGGAGTATTTACTACAGCTGCGGGGGCTTCTATATCCCATGCAACCTCATCAGAATCGGGTGTATTTGTCTCAGTATAATTATTTAGCTCGACCGTCTCGTCAATGGCGTTTGTTTCTGTTTCTTTGTTGTTAAAGGCAGACCAGGTAGCCGCCCCGATGCCCGTTGCTAAAGCCGCACCACCAGTTAAAGCTGCGGCTCCCGCTCCATTAGTTAGAGTAGAGGTTGTGCCTTCATAGAGGTTAGAAGTGCCATTAGTTGCCTCTTGGACTAAATTGGATGTCCCGTGAGTCCCATTTTCAGCCAGGTCAGATTGGGTTTGAGCATAGATATTGAAAGGAGTGCGATCGGGGGTTTCTTGCTCTTGGAATTGTGAAACTGGCTGTTCTTCAAGCATCGCTCCGTTAATGGAGGCAGCTGTGCTGGCATTAAGTACTGCTGTTTCTCCATCTTCTGGATCGGGTGGATGAGGATTTGATTCTGGTAGGTTGTCTGTTTTCTCATCGGATGATGGGTTTTTTCCGAGAGTCCACCAGGCCAACGCTGCAATTACACTAACAAGAAACAAAGGTAGCAGTACCCAAAACGGTACTTCTTTGTTGACAATTGGACTTTTTGGTGTAGTTGCAGGAGCGACAAAAGGCTGTTCGGCAAATGCAGAAGCAGTAGCACTAGGGGAAGCTGTCGCAGCAGGCTCAGGGATTGGAGCCTGGGCGCTGGGAGAAGGCGTGACAATAGGTTGTGATACGTTGGTTGCGATCGCCGTTGCTTCAGCTGTTCTTGCTTGTTCTATAGCCTGCTGTCCTGCGGGTGCAAGGGTAAAGCCAAGAAAATCTACTACGCTTAAGCTGGGATTTTTTTTGTAAACGTAAACTAAAGGTTGCGAGAAGGGATATTTTGCATCATCTGGCAAGGCTTGATGTAATTGCAGAACTCGCACATTTTGCAGCTTCGACACCTGATTAGCTAACACATAGCTGATGCCATCTTTACCCAGTTGTTTGATGATTTCTGCGGTATTATCCTCAGTTAGTTGGGTAGCACTAGACCCTGTAGCAAATTCAGCAGTCTTGAAGGCTGGATAAGTGCGAAAAGTATTGCGAGTCTCACTTGTGTTCGGGTGGTCGATTAACCGAATTTTCCCTGGAGGCGCTCCTAATTGTGACCAATTTGTAATTTGTCCCCGGAAAATCCGAGCAAATTGCCTACTAGTCAAGCTTCCTTTGAAAGGATTATCTGCGCTGACCACGATCGCAATCTTCTCACGGCGCAAGCGGACTTGCTCTAGTCCTTGAGCTTTTTCTGCTGGTGTCAACCCCCGCCCCATTGCTACGATGTCGATTTTGCCATCTAGCAAATCTTTCAGTGCTGTATCAGTGCCATTAGCGGCAACTTCAACCTTAGTACCCGAAAACTGTTTTTCAAAATTCTCTTTCAGACCTTGATTGATTGCACCCAAACTATTTGAACCATCAATCCGAATTGTCGTTCCATTCTGCACTGTTTGCGGCAGTGTAAAAGAAGGAGACTCAGTTTTAGATTGCGCCAGTATGGGTTCTGATACCAGCAAACCTGCTGCCATAGGAGTTGTAGCTAAAGCAACCCATAGTATCAGCTTGATTATCGAAGTATCTTTTTTTTCTTGTTGCCACATAAGCCCCTTAATTAAAGTAAAAAATAGAAAGCCTACCAGTCTTAACCCACAATCTTGTTAAAGATTATGGAGGAGACGCGCTAATTATACATCTGAGTTCTCTTTAGTTCTAAGTTCCTTCAGCGCACTTATATTGATTTATACTTGGACTGAGATTGTATAGCATGATAATTTATACTCTAATTGCCAGAGTCTGTTTACTATAAAATGTTCTAATTTATATTGCAACTTATACCAAGTTGGTAGCTTATGGCCACAATTATGAATTATTGAATTACTAAAACTGGTAAAGTGTAGCAAATTCAATATTATTTAACAATATTATTTTCAG contains:
- a CDS encoding DUF4912 domain-containing protein, whose translation is MWQQEKKDTSIIKLILWVALATTPMAAGLLVSEPILAQSKTESPSFTLPQTVQNGTTIRIDGSNSLGAINQGLKENFEKQFSGTKVEVAANGTDTALKDLLDGKIDIVAMGRGLTPAEKAQGLEQVRLRREKIAIVVSADNPFKGSLTSRQFARIFRGQITNWSQLGAPPGKIRLIDHPNTSETRNTFRTYPAFKTAEFATGSSATQLTEDNTAEIIKQLGKDGISYVLANQVSKLQNVRVLQLHQALPDDAKYPFSQPLVYVYKKNPSLSVVDFLGFTLAPAGQQAIEQARTAEATAIATNVSQPIVTPSPSAQAPIPEPAATASPSATASAFAEQPFVAPATTPKSPIVNKEVPFWVLLPLFLVSVIAALAWWTLGKNPSSDEKTDNLPESNPHPPDPEDGETAVLNASTAASINGAMLEEQPVSQFQEQETPDRTPFNIYAQTQSDLAENGTHGTSNLVQEATNGTSNLYEGTTSTLTNGAGAAALTGGAALATGIGAATWSAFNNKETETNAIDETVELNNYTETNTPDSDEVAWDIEAPAAVVNTPYPHLGNLPEEISSDVELPSSEVTAPLPELPDVPEVTSGLEYWDTEISEDEIDEELQAELNWLQSITSTEDTDEFPLPDSDEVEPSPLPPSPLLNLPELPDVDVFNVVADAAEPPIEVVDEKSQTEPTVSEGAAENNSIDFADVAALAAGAGIGAWAINLGSDTPGETDTAIDNVPIAAETDIHLGDAEDKSSILLTPHTSTSANVSWEISETKKAELWQQGGSQLVVRLYDVTGIDLSYQTPQLVQQYECAETAHDRLVEIPASDRDYIAEIGYIAYGEYWLLIARSAILRVFSPVNPDPIVEDVAIADETDIHFGDVEEESSLVLTPHTSTSAHVSWEVSETKKAALRQQGGSQFLVRIYDVTGIDLSHQSPQLVKQYESEETVNDGLADVPASDRDYIAEIGYLADGDRWLFIARSAVVHFSSSVHPDPIVDDVAIADETDIHLVDVEEESSLVLTPRTSQWADVSWEISETKKAELRQQGGSKLVVRLYDATGIDLSYQHPQFVQQYECDETANDRFVEIPISDRDYIAEIGYVADGDRWLFIARSAIARVFSPVPTDSTIENGVLPSETAINLVDVEEKSSEEESNILLTPRTPKWAYVSWHISQTQNKALLQQGGSQLVVRLYDVTGIDLSYQSPQLVQQYECEEVARDRFVAIPVSDRDYMVEIGYIAEGDRWLLIARSPNVRVFSRSHEDFWFVADAELIIHGATQPNTSVNIAGHPIKIKPDGTFHLRLPFSDGLMDYLITVAADGESTKTIHKKFSQETSEN